The following are from one region of the Salinirussus salinus genome:
- a CDS encoding acyl-CoA dehydrogenase family protein encodes MDFSEPERATRLKSELEEFIETEIRPLEEEHGRFLGPDAERHIFDDEFRQVPEYLDLKETIRKKAAEAGFWGMTMPEEVGGRGVDTLTDAIVAEFLANRPAGLHTYAVRGAGGGPTPILLACDEGQRERYLEPLMAGEATTCFALTEPEHGSDPNFLETTAEKDGDEWVIDGKKAWVSNAPYADFAMVFARTSGDPGEIRGISCLLVDTDTEGVEVGEIHRPMGHAWVAPAELVFEDCRVGEDALLGEEGKGFFQAMDWIGSARLGVAAGCVGSADFLVREAVEYAEGRETFGQPLIERQGISFPLAEVAMDVERTRQLYRYAAWKVDNGEDARKEVAMAKLAAANLEQRAADVAMQVHGGEGYSRRGPVEERFRTARGKRLTEGTDEMQKRTIVQELRE; translated from the coding sequence ATGGATTTCAGCGAACCCGAGCGTGCGACCCGGCTCAAATCCGAACTGGAGGAGTTCATCGAGACGGAGATCAGGCCGCTGGAGGAGGAACACGGGCGCTTTCTCGGCCCCGACGCGGAGCGACACATCTTCGACGACGAGTTCCGACAGGTCCCCGAGTACCTCGACCTCAAGGAGACGATCCGGAAGAAGGCAGCAGAGGCCGGCTTCTGGGGGATGACGATGCCCGAGGAGGTCGGCGGGCGGGGGGTCGACACGCTCACCGACGCCATCGTCGCGGAGTTCCTGGCGAACCGGCCGGCGGGGCTGCACACCTACGCCGTCCGCGGGGCCGGCGGGGGGCCGACGCCGATCCTGCTGGCCTGTGACGAGGGCCAGCGCGAGCGCTATCTCGAGCCGCTGATGGCCGGCGAGGCGACCACCTGCTTCGCGCTCACCGAGCCCGAGCACGGGAGCGACCCGAACTTCCTCGAGACGACCGCCGAGAAAGACGGCGACGAGTGGGTCATCGACGGGAAGAAGGCCTGGGTCAGCAACGCGCCCTACGCCGACTTCGCGATGGTCTTCGCCCGGACCTCCGGCGATCCCGGAGAGATCCGGGGGATCTCGTGTCTGCTCGTCGATACGGACACGGAGGGAGTGGAAGTGGGGGAGATCCACCGCCCGATGGGCCACGCGTGGGTCGCGCCGGCCGAGCTTGTCTTCGAGGACTGTCGTGTCGGCGAGGACGCGCTGCTTGGCGAGGAGGGGAAAGGCTTCTTCCAGGCGATGGACTGGATCGGCAGCGCGCGGCTGGGCGTCGCGGCCGGCTGTGTCGGCTCCGCGGACTTTCTCGTACGCGAGGCGGTCGAGTACGCCGAAGGGCGCGAGACCTTCGGCCAGCCGCTCATCGAGCGCCAGGGGATCTCGTTCCCGCTGGCGGAGGTGGCGATGGACGTCGAGCGGACGCGCCAGCTCTACCGGTACGCGGCCTGGAAGGTCGACAACGGCGAGGACGCCAGAAAGGAAGTCGCCATGGCGAAGCTCGCGGCCGCCAACCTCGAACAGCGGGCGGCCGACGTCGCGATGCAGGTCCACGGCGGCGAGGGTTACTCCCGCCGGGGACCGGTCGAGGAGCGCTTCCGGACGGCCCGGGGCAAGCGGCTCACGGAAGGGACCGACGAAATGCAAAAGCGGACCATCGTCCAGGAACTCCGGGAGTAG